In the Podospora bellae-mahoneyi strain CBS 112042 chromosome 4, whole genome shotgun sequence genome, one interval contains:
- a CDS encoding hypothetical protein (EggNog:ENOG503NY7W; COG:S) produces MAAVATARMEDGRHTRVTVDMALVGSSEDHSNFRLRLLISQQRQEPHPTPPAPDDGIPHYSYVPSLASALAMASQQPRPYGQGGYLPNGAVPPHPAPLPGAQPLLPNQGRIVQTGPNRILCIADVRGNLQSLNDLARSARADFIIHTGDFGFYDETSLERIADKTLKHVAQYSPLISEPVKKAIAAGGAGPVKSRFQASELPLSELPQLITGELKLDVPVYTVWGACEDVRVLEKFRSKEYKVPNLFIIDEAQSMLLECSGVKLRLLGLGGAVVMHKLFDNGEGRTTIAGGQGTMWTTLLQMGELVDTANRVYDPTETRVFITHASPAREGILNQLSVVLKADFSISAGLHFRYGSSYNEFSVNPSLDHYRGKLAASKASFNDVWDTVRAEVEPAIQQNDAQQTLLKNALSVVEKMPTMAAGGNPFGGVPANAPGAGQVDESAFKNMWNFNLADAAFGWLVLEIQDGRIGTEMRAQGFNFSHRGAKQQPGAQPAAAATGHSPVNPPPAAPSQPAPSAAPAVPAVKPVVPSPVPVPTKPATPTPVPSASPAPKEEKPAAAASNGASGEPSAPRSSAENTIGLFIMNAQSEDQIRDLFSEEDKAKIVRIEKWGQNKVAHFKTTEDRDDALNRLPDDVKNRAPGQEDRSKPLVKIFQAPAARGSFRGGAGNWGSSRGGRDSGNVQSGYRSAGGGASDSEGAGRGRGRGGNRGGRGGERGGRGRGGRGGPKEGGAGGAGEAQ; encoded by the exons ATGGCCGCGGTGGCTACGGCGAGAATGGAAGATGGAAGACATACCCGAGTAACGGTGGATATGGCCCTGGTGGGCTCTTCAGAGGATCACTCCAA CTTCCGACTCCGACTGCTGATCAGCCAGCAACGGCAGGAACCCCATCCAACACCGCCAGCACCCGACGACGGTATCCCTCACTACTCTTACGTCCCCTCGCTGGCTTCCGCTCTAGCCATGGCTTCT cagcaaccgcgTCCGTATGGTCAGGGCGGCTACCTGCCAAACGGCGCCGTGCCACCTCACCCAGCTCCTCTCCCGGGagctcaacctctccttcctaACCAGGGCCGTATTGTTCAGACCGGCCCCAACAGAATTCTTTGCATCGCTGATGTGCGAG GCAACCTCCAGTCCCTGAACGACCTTGCCCGTTCTGCCCGTGCCGACTTTATCATTCACACTGGTGACTTTGGCTTCTACGACGAAACATCTTTGGAGCGCATTGCGGATAA GACCCTAAAGCATGTCGCCCAGTATTCCCCCCTCATTTCGGAGCCAGTCAAGAAGGCGATTGCGGCAGGTGGCGCCGGCCCTGTCAAGTCACGATTCCAAGCTTCCGAACTGCCCCTGTCCGAACTCCCTCAGCTCATCACCGGTGAGCTCAAGCTCGATGTCCCGGTCTACACTGTCTGGGGCGCGTGCGAAGATGTCCGCGTGCTGGAAAAGTTCCGGTCCAAGGAGTACAAAGTTCCCAATCTCTTCATTATTGATGAGGCTCAGTCCATGCTGCTCGAGTGCTCGGGCGTCAAGCTCCgtcttctcggccttggcggAGCTGTGGTAATGCACAAACTCTTCGACAACGGCGAGGGCCGCACCACCATCGCTGGCGGCCAGGGTACTATGTGGACCACACTTTTGCAGATGGGCGAGTTGGTAGACACGGCCAACCGTGTCTATGACCCTACCGAGACTCGCGTGTTCATCACACACGCCTCGCCCGCCCGCGAAGGCATTCTCAACCAGCTCTCGGTGGTTCTCAAGGCAGATTTCTCCATCTCGGCTGGCCTGCATTTCCGCTATGGTAGTTCGTACAACGAGTTCAGCGTCAATCCGAGTCTGGACCACTACCGCGGCAAGCTTGCCGCTTCCAAGGCTTCGTTCAACGATGTTTGGGATACCGTGAGGGCCGAGGTCGAGCCCGCGATTCAGCAGAACGACGCCCAGCAGACGTTGCTCAAGAACGCGCTCAGCGTAGTGGAAAAGATGCCTACTATGGCTGCCGGTGGCAACCCCTTCGGTGGTGTTCCTGCCAACGCTCCTGGTGCCGGTCAGGTCGACGAAAGCGCATTCAAAAACATGTGGAATTTCAACCTAGCTGATGCGGCATTCGGCTGGCTCGTACTGGAGATTCAGGATGGTAGAATCGGGACTGAGATGCGCGCTCAGGGATTTAACTTCTCTCACCGTGGGGCCAAGCAGCAGCCCGGCGCTCAGCCAGCTGCCGCGGCCACCGGCCACAGCCCTGtcaatcctcctcctgcggcTCCCTCTCAGCCCGCCCCCTCGGCTGCTCCGGCGGTCCCAGCCGTGAAGCCCGTCGTCCCTTCACCTGTCCCCGTGCCTACCAAGCCcgccaccccaaccccggtTCCTTCGGCCTCCCCAGCACCCAAAGAGGAGAagcctgccgccgccgcttcTAACGGAGCTTCTGGTGAGCCATCGGCGCCCCGCAGTTCTGCCGAAAACACCATCGGTTTGTTCATCATGAACGCCCAGAGCGAGGATCAGATTCGTGATCTGTTTTccgaggaggacaaggccaagattgtCAGGATTGAGAAGTGGGGCCAGAACAAAGTTGCTCACTTCAAGACGACCGAGGATCGCGATGACGCCCTGAACCGTCTCCCAGACGATGTCAAGAACCGTGCTCCCGGTCAAGAAGATAGATCAAAGCCTTTGGTCAAGATCTTCCAGGCCCCTGCTGCTCGAGGGTCTTTCCGTGGTGGTGCGGGCAACTGGGGCAGCAGCCGTGGTGGTAGAGATTCTGGAAACGTCCAGAGCGGCTACAGAAgtgccggcggcggtgccAGTGACAGTGAGGGTGCTGGTCGCGGCCGTGGACGTGGTGGCAACCGTGGCGGTAGAGGTGGTGAACGGGGCGGTCGTGGTAGGGGTGGCCGGGGCGGCccgaaggaggggggggccGGTGGGGCGGGAGAGGCCCAGTAA
- the COQ5 gene encoding 2-hexaprenyl-6-methoxy-1,4-benzoquinone methyltransferase (COG:H; BUSCO:EOG09264A8D; EggNog:ENOG503NVFH) translates to MAAAARPALKRALPSLRSSTFLPRQQQPQCHHHVPTSRRSLSTTPSHRNDTQPTTPSDEETHFGFSTVTTSQKRALVASVFTSVADSYDKMNDLMSFGWHRIWKDHFVSTLNPGFSPLSSTSPTSPQHILDIAGGTGDIAFRLLHHAHTVNSNPNVKVTISDINRAMLSVGKARSAALPASQQAALSFVEANAEDLRKTRPLTPILSQTEQTFFDPATATSGLEDDSVDLYTVAFGIRNFSDIPAALAEAYRVLKPGGVFACLEFSKADKHPLFNSVYKEWSFRAIPLIGQLVAGDRDSYQYLVESIERFPRQEEFRDLIKGAGFKVSGDGGWEDLTGGVAAIHRGMKPRE, encoded by the coding sequence ATGGCCGCCGCTGCCCGACCGGCTCTCAAAAGGgcactcccctccctccgcaGCAGCACATTTCTCccccgccaacaacaaccacaatgTCACCACCATGTACCAACATCACGACGATCTctgtccaccaccccctcccaccgtAATGatacccaacccaccaccccctcagACGAAGAAACCCACTTCGGCTTTTCCACCGTGACCACCTCCCAAAAACGCGCCCTCGTCGCCTCCGTCTTCACGTCCGTGGCAGACTCGTACGACAAAATGAACGACCTCATGTCCTTCGGCTGGCACCGCATCTGGAAAGACCACTTCGTCTCGACCCTGAACCCGGgcttctcccccctttcttccacctcccccacctccccccagcaCATCTTGGACATCGCCGGCGGCACAGGCGACATCGccttccgcctcctccaccacgccCACACCGtcaactccaaccccaacgtcaAGGTCACCATCTCAGACATCAACCGCGCCATGCTCTCGGTCGGAAAAGCCCGATCTGCCGCCCTCCCAGCAAGCCAGCAAGCCGCGCTCAGCTTCGTCGAAGCCAACGCCGAAGACTTGCGCAAAACCCGGCCTTTgacccccatcctctcccagacCGAACAGACTTTTTTCGATCCCGCGACCGCCACGTCGGGGTTGGAAGATGATTCGGTTGACTTATACACCGTCGCGTTTGGGATCAGGAACTTTAGCGATATTCCCGCCGCGCTGGCGGAAGCGTACAGGGTGCTCAAGCCGGGGGGGGTGTTTGCCTGTCTTGAGTTCTCCAAGGCGGACAAGCACCCGTTGTTTAACAGTGTGTACAAGGAGTGGAGCTTCCGGGCGATTCCGTTGATTGGGCAGCTGGTGGCGGGGGATAGGGATAGCTACCAGTATCTGGTCGAGAGCATTGAGCGGTTTCCCAGGCAGGAGGAGTTTAGGGATCTGATAAAGGGGGCGGGGTTCAAGGTGagtggggatggtgggtgggaggatTTGACGGGGGGGGTGGCGGCTATTCATAGGGGAATGAAGCCTAGGGAGtag
- the UFD4 gene encoding Ubiquitin fusion degradation protein 4 (BUSCO:EOG092609O9; EggNog:ENOG503NWRE; COG:O), which yields MAERRSANSRSRSALDNDPVHLPTVSAVSSVSSPTVTASSATPPASHKPSAAAPSSYPSSTSSSSSSSSLARVTRSSARQAATQAASSNPNASSPSAGAPSPVVSTPVTARAARKRKTTSETSPSQAAPEPASSARRSKRQRVAQAATQAPPEPPIPAPTPASSRRKKAKNSATMSSPRYVEPVNTDTDGVESGVSLTIRSRAPAGSANCPEHPENTTPSASSSRRSSRHKKKVQDDAAPPSAGPSRRSKRSAAESPDQDVVMGGTEESDRGAAAPPPPPPPPPPEDKFPGDSDDNEDNDEDDRLNRYDEDDDDDDMDPFGGFPSGGIPSSIHHTLRALTGMVSGISSRLREILNNLRQKDDPTIQLIALQELSELLLVSNEDNLSGHFSPDQFVKELVTLMQPNELTGEENPEVMLLACRCLANLMEALPGSAGNVVYGQAIPILCQKLLEIQFIDLAEQALSTLEKISVEYPHHIVKEGGLNACLSYLDFFATGTQRVAVTTAANCCRGIHEENFPVVRDVMPILLNVLGSNDQRVVEQASLCVTRIVESFRRYAAKLEELVSPELLKAILRLLLPGTTNLIGSHIHTQFLRVLAITAKVSPRLSAELFKMNVVETLYQILTGVSPPAGTEDIASKLDSVLIMQALIHRPREQIIETLNVICELLPSLPPSSDPSGHDYVDMHSPMDPITPSSPGSDKKTPNEKRIELLEGCKDEVRRFAMILFPTLTDAYSSTVNLTVRQKVLTAQLKMLCNLDEDILVEALKPVSYASFLASILSQQDHPSLVMFALQATGILTSRLGSVYRYQLYREGVIAEIEKLATPEPEPEVESPTAEPTEPQNEPESGAEAGSEELVVDQTVSDGENDEDRDDDEDRSHQDSDEDQEEDDEDDGDEHDHDHDHHHDDSGSPVSSEGSTMSLDGPGRRLSVSDFPSSKTRIAQLAKKFLETHETEKQGKAMKKKATKILANLSELATELEAFYLHRTPGSLPVGDGTKLFTTLASYFDSDVLESVTSAELLASGVVRVLEEIFANPDEDLAAAAQSTFLQVFMGYTVKSKPKTATADSPATPLSVLVHKLQDLLSRSEHFEVLTVHHNSYDGNRSSAASMLAKQIRLKLVADEDSDIPRNFRNIMVSIHAITTFKSLDDYLRPRISMSDRPRQHRKDAVSRALAVMASSGLPMSAAAARLMERSFSPSTPPAPPAASSQPSGSRPGRKSKSKTQPSGDVPATPEPSSREKAAFRRSARRQAANETAPLPPPEDEDDLENALECADEKQLSDDDEDMEDESALDVVGDLEEDMGDSPTPDPSAVNVEVAAGGKVMARKEDGTRVPTPSQSRQTSSLPSRASTLAAALQGTPTSSSSRPMSYAAAIQAVPQDWHIEFSINGKVIPNETTIYRAVHSSATTSDEYLGRNVWSAVHPIKFRRVPGPPPAETIAFGTSADTGAEVEEGSTPGSLAKSPTTASILRLLKKLHDLNANIDDVLVENKETLKVNVEPLSQFVNTKLTAKLNRQLEEPLIVASNCLPSWSEDLARLYPFLFPFETRHLFLQSTSFGYARSMSRWQNAQSQEEARRDRRDERPFLGRLQRQKVRIARPKILESAMKVMELYGASQSILEVEYFEEVGTGLGPTLEFYSTVSKEFCKKKLKLWRDHDPSDNGEFVSGPNGLFPRPVSEDFLATEEGEKTLQLFKILGKFVARSMIDSRIIDINFNPIFFRIGNEHNAVRPSLGAIKSVDPMVARSLMVIKKFAMAKKAIEEDPNRDAAQKVHDLENIAFDKIRLDDLYLDFTLPGYPDIDLIPNGSQTRLTISNVDLYLERVIDMTLGSGVRRQVDAFRTGFSQVFPYSALSAFTPDELCSLFGRVEEDWSLETLMDSIKADHGYNMDSKSVRNLLQTMSQLTPAQRRDFLQFTTGSPKLPIGGFKSLTPMFTVVCKPSEAPYTSDDYLPSVMTCVNYLKLPDYTTIDVLKKRLFTAIKEGQGAFHLS from the exons ATCGGCTCTCGATAACGATCCAGTACACCTGCCCACGGTGTCGGCGGTGTCATCTGTCTCGTCCCCGACCGTGACTGCCTCCTCTGCAACTCCTCCTGCCTCCCACAAGCCATCCGCCGCTGCTCCCTCATCCTATCCGTCGtcaacttcttcctcttcctcttcttcttcattaGCCAG AGTCACCCGCTCGAGTGCCCGTCAAGCCGCGACCCAGGCGGCTTCATCAAATCCGAACGCTTCATCGCCCTCCGCCGGAGCGCCTTCACCTGTCGTCTCTACCCCCGTCACAGCCCGAGCCGCCAGAAAACGAAAGACTACTTCCGAAACCAGTCCGTCCCAGGCTGCTCCGGAGCCAGCCTCATCGGCACGCCGTTCCAAGAGACAACGCGTGGCACAGGCTGCTACCCAAGCACCTCCAGAGCCTCCAATCCCTGCTCCGACACCTGCCAGCTCCCGCCGGAAAAAAGCAAAGAACTCTGCCACCATGTCGAGCCCACGGTATGTCGAGCCAGTCAACACGGACACGGACGGGGTAGAATCAGGGGTTTCGCTGACAATTCGATCCAGGGCGCCAGCAGGTTCTGCTAACTGTCCGGAGCATCCAGAGAATACTACcccctcggcctcgtccaGCAGACGATCCAGCCGTCATAAAAAGAAGGTTCAAG ATGATGCTGCCCCTCCATCCGCCGGGCCTTCTCGCCGGTCCAAGCGCAGTGCTGCCGAGTCGCCAGATCAAGACGTCGTTATGGGTGGTACCGAAGAATCTGATCGAGGTGCAGCCgctccacccccacccccgcctcccccgccacccGAAGACAAGTTCCCCGGAGATAGCGACGACAACGAGGAtaatgacgaggatgaccgGCTCAACCGAtacgacgaagacgacgacgatgacgataTGGATCCCTTTGGTGGCTTCCCAAGTGGTGGAATTCCGAGCAGCATTCACCATACACTCAGGGCGTTGACTGGTATGGTTTCTGGCATATCGTCCAGACTGAGAGAGATTTTGAACAATCTTCGCCAAAAAGACGATCCAACGATCCAGCTCATTGCGCTTCAAGAGCTCTCGGAGCTCCTCCTGGTGTCCAACGAGGATAACCTATCGGGCCATTTTTCACCCGACCAGTTTGTGAAAGAGTTGGTGACGTTGATGCAGCCTAACGAGTTGACAGGAGAGGAAAATCCCGAAGTCATGCTGTTGGCTTGTCGCTGCCTGGCCAACTTGATGGAAGCCCTTCCGGGCAGTGCAGGTAATGTAGTGTATGGGCAAGCTATTCCCATCCTATGCCAGAAATTGCTGGAAATCCAGTTTATCGACCTCGCGGAGCAGGCCTTGAGCACTCTGGAAAAGATCTCGGTCGAGTATCCCCACCACATCGTCAAGGAGGGAGGATTGAATGCGTGTCTCTCGTACCTTGACTTCTTCGCCACAGGCACCCAACGGGTTGCGGTGACAACAGCCGCGAACTGCTGCCGTGGCATTCACGAAGAGAACTTCCCCGTTGTGCGGGATGTCATGCCTATCCTGCTCAATGTATTGGGTAGCAACGATCAGCGGGTTGTTGAGCAAGCCTCCCTCTGCGTGACGCGAATTGTGGAAAGCTTCAGGAGGTATGCCGCAAAGCTGGAGGAATTGGTGAGCCCCGAGCTGCTCAAGGCCATCCTTCGTCTGCTGCTCCctggcaccaccaacctgATCGGATCTCACATCCACACGCAATTCCTCCGTGTTCTTGCCATCACGGCAAAGGTGAGCCCAAGGCTGTCGGCTGAGCTCTTCAAGATGAATGTGGTTGAGACGCTCTACCAAATCCTGACTGGCGTTTCGCCCCCGGCCGGGACCGAGGATATCGCCTCCAAGCTCGACAGTGTTTTGATCATGCAGGCTTTGATTCACCGACCCCGAGAACAGATCATCGAGACGCTCAATGTCATCTGTGAGCTTTTGCCAAGCTTGCCTCCCTCCAGTGATCCGTCCGGTCACGATTACGTCGACATGCACTCGCCAATGGATCCTATCACGCCCTCTTCACCTGGTTCTGACAAGAAAACACCCAACGAGAAACGGATCGAGCTGTTGGAAGGGTGCAAAGACGAGGTCCGGCGCTTCGCTATGATTCTTTTCCCTACCCTCACGGATGCGTACTCGAGCACGGTGAACCTGACGGTGCGTCAAAAGGTGTTGACTGCCCAGCTGAAGATGCTTTGCAACCTGGACGAAGACATTCTGGTGGAAGCCTTGAAGCCCGTTTCGTACGCCTCCTTCCTGGCATCTATCCTCTCGCAGCAAGACCACCCCTCTTTGGTCATGTTTGCTCTGCAGGCCACTGGAATTTTGACAAGCCGTTTGGGTTCGGTCTATCGGTACCAGCTGTATCGCGAGGGAGTTATTGCCGAGATCGAAAAATTGGCAACGCCCGAACCGGAACCCGAGGTCGAATCTCCTACGGCAGAGCCTACCGAGCCGCAGAACGAACCAGAGTCGGGAGCAGAGGCTGGTAGTGAGGAGCTTGTCGTGGACCAAACCGTATCTGATGGCGAAAATGATGAGGACcgcgatgacgatgaggaccGTTCGCACCAAGATTCGGATGAGGAtcaggaggaagacgacgaagacgatgGTGACGAGCACGATCATGACCATGACCACCATCATGACGATTCAGGATCCCCAGTTAGTTCTGAGGGTTCCACCATGTCCCTCGATGGGCCCGGCCGCCGTCTGTCGGTCTCAGACTTTCCCTCTTCAAAGACCCGGATTGCGCAGTTGGCCAAGAAATTCCTCGAGACTCATGAGACCGAGAAGCAGGGCAAGGCtatgaagaagaaggcgactAAGATTCTTGCCAACCTCTCAGAGCTGGCCACGGAGCTCGAGGCCTTTTACTTGCACCGGACACCTGGAAGCTTGCCCGTTGGTGACGGTACAAAGCTGTTTACAACACTGGCCTCCTATTTTGACTCGGATGTGTTGGAGAGTGTGACCAGCGCCGAGCTTCTGGCCTCTGGCGTAGTCCGGGTGCTCGAGGAGATTTTTGCCAATCCCGATGAGGATCTTGCAGCTGCGGCGCAGTCGACGTTCCTCCAGGTCTTTATGGGATACACTGTGAAGTCGAAACCCAAGACTGCGACTGCAGACTCCCCTGCGACACCCCTCAGCGTCCTGGTTCACAAGCTTCAGGACCTTTTGAGCAGATCAGAGCACTTTGAGGTTCTTACAGTTCATCACAACTCATACGATGGCAACCGCAGCAGTGCGGCGTCCATGCTCGCGAAGCAAATTCGCCTCAAGCTGGTCGCTGATGAGGATTCGGATATCCCTCGGAACTTTCGCAACATTATGGTTTCGATCCATGCCATCACGACCTTCAAGTCTCTGGATGACTACCTGCGGCCGCGGATCAGCATGTCTGACcgtcctcgtcaacatcGTAAGGATGCGGTTTCGCGTGCTCTCGCGGTCATGGCTAGCTCAGGCTTGCCCATGagcgctgccgccgcccgcTTGATGGAGCGGTCATTCTCTCCTTCGACTCCTCCCGCCCCTCCAGCTGCTTCCTCGCAGCCTTCCGGTTCGCGGCCAGGCAGAAAGTCCAAGTCCAAGACGCAGCCCTCTGGAGACGTTCCAGCCACACCGGAGCCATCGTCGAGGGAAAAGGCTGCTTTCCGTAGGTCGGCACGCCGCCAAGCAGCTAATGAAActgctcctctcccgccaccagaggatgaggacgatcTCGAAAATGCCCTTGAGTGCGCAGATGAGAAGCAATTgtctgatgacgatgaggacatGGAAGATGAGAGCGCCTTGGATGTTGTGGGTGATCTAGAAGAAGACATGGGCgactcccccacccccgaccCTTCCGCTGTCAATGTCGAAGTCGCCGCAGGCGGCAAGGTCATGGCTCGCAAGGAGGACGGGACTAGGGTTCCCACCCCTTCTCAAAGCCGGCAAACATCTTCGCTTCCCAGCAGAGCCAGCACGCTCGCCGCCGCTCTCCAGGGCACACCcacttcctcatcctcgaggccTATGTCATACGCCGCCGCCATTCAAGCTGTGCCCCAAGACTGGCACATCGAGTTCAGCATCAACGGCAAGGTGATTCCCAACGAGACAACTATTTACCGCGCGGTTCACAGCTCTGCCACTACGTCTGATGAATACCTCGGCCGAAATGTTTGGTCTGCTGTGCATCCCATCAAGTTCCGGCGCGTCCCTGGCCCCCCTCCTGCCGAGACCATCGCATTTGGAACATCAGCCGACACGGGGgcggaggtcgaggagggtagCACTCCCGGATCTCTAGCTAAGTCGCCCACCACGGCATCGATCCTGCGCCTGCTGAAGAAGCTCCATGACCTCAACGCCAACATTGATGACGTTCTGGTCGAGAACAAGGAGACACTCAAGGTCAATGTCGAGCCGCTCTCCCAGTttgtcaacaccaagcttACAGCCAAGCTCAACCGGCAATTGGAAGAACCCCTCATTGTTGCGAGCAACTGCCTTCCAAGCTGGAGCGAGGACCTGGCGAGGCTCTatcccttccttttccccttcGAGACCCGGCATCTCTTCCTGCAGAGTACTTCGTTTGGCTATGCCAGGTCTATGAGTCGATGGCAGAACGCCCAGTCTCAGGAGGAAGCCCGGAGAGATCGCCGTGATGAAAGGCCGTTCCTGGGAAGACTGCAACGTCAAAAGGTACGAATCGCTCGGCCCAAGATTCTCGAGTCGGCCATGAAGGTGATGGAACTCTACGGGGCGTCACAAAGCATTCTGGAGGTTGAGTACTTTGAAGAGGTCGGCACTGGCCTTGGACCCACGCTGGAGTTCTACTCGACGGTATCGAAAGAGTTctgcaagaagaagctcaagctctGGCGCGACCATGATCCCAGCGACAATGGAGAGTTTGTCTCTGGGCCTAATGGACTTTTCCCTCGACCCGTGAGCGAGGATTTCCTTGCAACTGAGGAAGGCGAGAAGACCCTCCAGCTCTTCAAGATCCTTGGCAAGTTTGTGGCACGGTCCATGATCGACTCTCGCATCATTGATatcaacttcaaccccatCTTTTTCCGCATCGGCAATGAGCACAATGCCGTCCGCCCCTCTCTGGGGGCTATCAAGTCTGTCGACCCTATGGTTGCGCGGTCGTTGATGGTGATTAAGAAGTTTgccatggccaagaaggccatcgAGGAGGATCCCAACCGCGACGCTGCGCAAAAGGTTCACGACTTGGAGAATATCGCGTTTGACAAGATCAGGCTCGACGACCTCTACCTCGACTTTACCCTGCCTGGGTACCCAGACATTGATCTAATTCCCAACGGGTCTCAGACTAGGCTGACGATATCCAACGTGGACCTCTACCTCGAGAGGGTTATTGACATGACTTTGGGAAGCGGTGTTCGCCGCCAGGTCGATGCCTTCCGGACCGGCTTTTCACAGGTCTTCCCGTACTCGGCCCTGAGCGCTTTTACTCCGGACGAGCTGTGCTCCCTGTTTGGTcgtgtggaggaggattggtCCCTTGAGA CACTTATGGATTCGATCAAGGCCGATCACGGGTACAACATGGACAGCAAGAGCGTTAGGAACTTGCTGCAGACGATGTCTCAGTTGACGCCGGCGCAGCGTCGTGACTTTCTGCAGTTTACCACTGGCAGTCCCAAGCTCCCCATTGGCG GTTTCAAGAGCCTGACCCCCATGTTCACGGTGGTGTGCAAGCCAAGCGAAGCACCATATACATCGGATGACTACTTGCCTAGCGTCATGACTTGCGTCAACTACCTGAAGCTCCCCGACTACACAACTATCGAtgtcttgaagaagagacTGTTTACTGCCATCAAGGAGGGCCAGGGGGCATTCCATTTATCGTAA
- a CDS encoding hypothetical protein (COG:C; EggNog:ENOG503NW4W): MKRIRPSSLLRRPVRVPPTTLQHVHRRTAASLSQRPDSTHLKFPGALTSPFSNTMKFEVPSNYPALPTYRAIDQHGVVVDPNFEPDMTEEEVIKHYKDMLTVSIMDLIMFDAQRQGRLSFYMVSAGEEAVSVATASALTKDDVVFCQYREQGVFRQRGFELSDFMNQLFANVKDPGKGRNMPVHYGSRELNIHTISSPLATQLPQASGAAYALKIQRMQNPEMPPRVVAAYFGEGAASEGDFHAALNIAATRSCPVIFICRNNGYAISTPSLEQYRGDGIASRGLGYGIETIRVDGNDFWAVREATKKARELALQDGGKPVLIEAMTYRVSHHSTSDDSFAYRARVEVEDWKRRDNPIARLRKWMESKGIWDEQKEKEARDSIRRDVLKAFAEAEKLKKPAIKNMFEDVYEELTPDLKAQMRELSEHLDRYPEEYDFGEFEGGKASLEQ; the protein is encoded by the exons ATGAAGCGAAtccgcccctcctccctcctccgacgCCCAGTAAGGgtaccaccaacaaccctccaacaTGTCCACCGCCGAACAGctgcctccctctcccaacgCCCAGATTCCACCCATCTCAAGTTCCCCGGCGcgctcacctcccccttcagcaacaccatGAAATTCGAGGTCCCCTCCAACTATCCCGCCCTACCAACCTACCGCGCTATCGATCAgcatggtgtggtggtggacccCAACTTCGAGCCTGACAtgacagaggaggaagtcATCAAGCACTACAAGGATATGCTGACGGTCAGCATCATGGATCTGATCATGTTTGACGCGCAGCGCCAAGGCCGACTCAGCTTTTATATGGTATcagctggagaagaggcCGTTAGCGTCGCTACCGCTTCGGCGCTGACAAAGGACGACGTGGTCTTCTGCCAGTACAGAGAGCAGGGAGTGTTCAGGCAGAGGGGTTTCGAGCTGAGCGACTTTATGAACCAGTTGTTTGCGAATGTGAAGGATCccgggaaggggaggaataTGCCGGTGCATTATGGAAGTAGGGAATTGAATATT CAcacaatctcctccccactGGCGACACAACTACCCCAGGCCTCCGGCGCGGCCTACGCGCTCAAGATCCAGAGGATGCAGAACCCCGAGATGCCCCCTCGGGTTGTGGCGGCTTACTTTGGCGAAGGGGCTGCTAGTGAGGGCGACTTCCACGCCGCGCTGAACATTGCCGCGACGAGGTCGTGCCCGgtcatcttcatctgccGCAATAATGGTTATGCCATCTCGACGCCGTCGTTGGAACAATACCGGGGTGATGGCATCGCTAGTCGCGGGTTGGGCTACGGCATTGAGACCATTCGCGTGGATGGCAATGACTTTTGGGCTGTCAGAGAGGCCACCAAGAAGGCAAGAGAGCTTGCGCTGCAGGATGGCGGAAAGCCCGTGTTGATTGAGGCCATGACATACCGGGTCAGTCACCACAGCACTTCGGATGATTCTTTTGCGTACCGAGCCAGAGTGGAGGTCGAGGactggaagagaagagatAACCCCATTGCCCGGTTGCGCAAGTGGATGGAGTCCAAGGGGATCTGGGACGAgcaaaaggagaaggaagcgaGAGACAGCATCAGGAGGGATGTTCTCAAGGCTTTTGCGGAGGcagagaagctgaagaagccGGCGATCAAGAACATGTTTGAGGATGTGTATGAGGAGCTGACACCTGATTTGAAGGCGCAGATGAGGGAGTTGAGCGAGCATCTTGATAGATACCCAGAGGAGTATGATtttggggagtttgagggaggCAAGGCCAGTTTGGAGCAATAG